From a single Miscanthus floridulus cultivar M001 chromosome 8, ASM1932011v1, whole genome shotgun sequence genomic region:
- the LOC136478023 gene encoding homeobox-leucine zipper protein HOX16-like isoform X1 encodes MESGRLIFNAPGSGAGQMLFLDCGAAGGPGGGGLFHRGGRPMLGLEEGRGVKRPFFTSPDELLEEEYYDEQIPEKKRRLTPEQVHLLERSFEEENKLEPERKTELARKLGLQPRQVAVWFQNRRARWKTKQLERDFDRLKASFDALRADHDVLLQDNHRLRSQVVSLTEKLQEKEATEGGASAATDAAALLPAVDDVKASLADEVEEPTEPAEDAAAFEVQQVKSEDRLSTGSGGSAVVDADALLYGAGGRFAAAVDSSVESYFPGGQDHHYHDCGMGPVNHGAGGGIQSDDDGAGSDEGCSYYAEEEAAAAAAFFAGHTHHHADNDEDAGQISWWMWN; translated from the exons ATGGAGTCCGGACGGCTCATCTTCAACGCGCCCGGCTCCGGCGCCGGGCAGATGCTCTTCCTGGACTGCGGCGCAGCCGGTggtcccggcggcggcggcttgttCCATCGAG GCGGGAGACCGATGCTTGGCCTTGAAGAAGGGCGCGGCGTAAAACGGCCCTtcttcacctcgcccgacgagCTCCTCGAGGAGGAGTACTACGACGAGCAGATACCGGAGAAGAAGCGCCGCCTCACCCCGGAGCAG GTGCATCTGCTGGAGAGGAGCTTCGAGGAGGAGAACAAGCTGGAGCCGGAGCGCAAGACGGAGCTGGCGCGCAAGCTGGGCCTGCAGCCCCGCCAGGTGGCCGTCTGGTTCCAGAACCGCCGCGCCCGGTGGAAGACCAAGCAGCTCGAGCGCGACTTCGACCGCCTCAAGGCCTCCTTCGACGCTCTCCGCGCCGACCACGACGTCCTCCTCCAGGACAACCACCGCCTCCGCTCACAG GTGGTGTCGTTGACCGAGAAGCTGCAGGAGAAGGAGGCGACGGAGGGCGGCGCCAGTGCTGCCACCGACGCCGCGGCGTTGTTGCCGGCGGTGGACGACGTCAAGGCTTCCTTGGCCGATGAGGTCGAGGAGCCAACAGAGCCGGCGGAGGACGCGGCGGCGTTCGAGGTGCAGCAGGTGAAGTCCGAGGACAGGCTGAGCACTGGCAGCGGCGGGAGCGCTGTGGTGGACGCGGACGCGCTGTTGTACGGCGCAGGCGGCCGGTTCGCCGCGGCCGTTGATAGCAGCGTGGAGTCCTACTTCCCCGGCGGCCAGGACCACCACTACCACGACTGCGGGATGGGTCCAGTAAACCACGGCGCGGGAGGAGGGATCCAGTCGGATGACGACGGCGCCGGCAGCGACGAGGGATGCAGCTACTACGCCGAAgaagaagccgccgccgccgccgcgttctTCGCCGGACACACCCACCACCACGCGGACAACGACGAGGACGCCGGCCAGATCAGCTGGTGGATGTGGAACTAG
- the LOC136478023 gene encoding homeobox-leucine zipper protein HOX16-like isoform X2, producing the protein MLGLEEGRGVKRPFFTSPDELLEEEYYDEQIPEKKRRLTPEQVHLLERSFEEENKLEPERKTELARKLGLQPRQVAVWFQNRRARWKTKQLERDFDRLKASFDALRADHDVLLQDNHRLRSQVVSLTEKLQEKEATEGGASAATDAAALLPAVDDVKASLADEVEEPTEPAEDAAAFEVQQVKSEDRLSTGSGGSAVVDADALLYGAGGRFAAAVDSSVESYFPGGQDHHYHDCGMGPVNHGAGGGIQSDDDGAGSDEGCSYYAEEEAAAAAAFFAGHTHHHADNDEDAGQISWWMWN; encoded by the exons ATGCTTGGCCTTGAAGAAGGGCGCGGCGTAAAACGGCCCTtcttcacctcgcccgacgagCTCCTCGAGGAGGAGTACTACGACGAGCAGATACCGGAGAAGAAGCGCCGCCTCACCCCGGAGCAG GTGCATCTGCTGGAGAGGAGCTTCGAGGAGGAGAACAAGCTGGAGCCGGAGCGCAAGACGGAGCTGGCGCGCAAGCTGGGCCTGCAGCCCCGCCAGGTGGCCGTCTGGTTCCAGAACCGCCGCGCCCGGTGGAAGACCAAGCAGCTCGAGCGCGACTTCGACCGCCTCAAGGCCTCCTTCGACGCTCTCCGCGCCGACCACGACGTCCTCCTCCAGGACAACCACCGCCTCCGCTCACAG GTGGTGTCGTTGACCGAGAAGCTGCAGGAGAAGGAGGCGACGGAGGGCGGCGCCAGTGCTGCCACCGACGCCGCGGCGTTGTTGCCGGCGGTGGACGACGTCAAGGCTTCCTTGGCCGATGAGGTCGAGGAGCCAACAGAGCCGGCGGAGGACGCGGCGGCGTTCGAGGTGCAGCAGGTGAAGTCCGAGGACAGGCTGAGCACTGGCAGCGGCGGGAGCGCTGTGGTGGACGCGGACGCGCTGTTGTACGGCGCAGGCGGCCGGTTCGCCGCGGCCGTTGATAGCAGCGTGGAGTCCTACTTCCCCGGCGGCCAGGACCACCACTACCACGACTGCGGGATGGGTCCAGTAAACCACGGCGCGGGAGGAGGGATCCAGTCGGATGACGACGGCGCCGGCAGCGACGAGGGATGCAGCTACTACGCCGAAgaagaagccgccgccgccgccgcgttctTCGCCGGACACACCCACCACCACGCGGACAACGACGAGGACGCCGGCCAGATCAGCTGGTGGATGTGGAACTAG